A portion of the Halococcus salsus genome contains these proteins:
- a CDS encoding DUF5783 family protein, whose amino-acid sequence MTEFSPEKFEDKYTHYFPELQTAYKNAFGTMNDAYDSQLIHAIDQQVLNESEPFYDEEGGFRVDLPENPTERVTAVVVEDEKIDAVLEEYVERIEAELARVFGVDRDSPKA is encoded by the coding sequence ATGACCGAGTTCAGTCCCGAGAAGTTCGAGGACAAGTACACGCACTACTTCCCCGAACTCCAGACCGCCTACAAGAACGCCTTCGGGACGATGAACGACGCGTACGACTCCCAGTTGATCCACGCCATCGACCAGCAGGTGCTGAACGAGTCCGAACCGTTCTACGACGAGGAAGGCGGGTTTCGGGTCGACCTCCCCGAGAATCCGACCGAGCGTGTCACGGCCGTCGTGGTCGAGGACGAGAAGATCGACGCGGTTCTCGAGGAGTACGTCGAGCGGATCGAGGCGGAGCTGGCGCGGGTCTTCGGGGTCGATCGTGACAGTCCAAAGGCCTAA
- a CDS encoding aminopeptidase, with product MDPRVREHAETVVEHSTNVEAGDNVQIVASPAAEDLVVALYEKLGERGANPAVSLGSDRALRAFKRASDPADFELPSHRMALVEETDVFISVKASANTNEGGDVDPETNAAYRRAVKPIGETVMSEKRWCGTQFPASGNAQDAEMSTEEYEAFVYRAINKDWAAQREHQERMVEVLDPASEVRIVSGETTDLTMRVDGMVTENDYGENNLPGGEVFTAPVPDSVEGEVLFDKPVMAQGREVTDVSLTFESGRVVEHSAEKNEAVLTAALDTDDGARRLGELGIGMNRDIDRFTYNMLFDEKMGDTVHLALGMAYEETVGEDRERNDSALHMDMIVDMSEDSRIEVDGAVVQRDGTFRFEDGFEE from the coding sequence ATGGACCCACGCGTTCGCGAGCACGCCGAGACCGTCGTCGAGCACTCCACGAACGTCGAAGCCGGCGACAACGTCCAGATCGTCGCCTCACCGGCGGCCGAGGACTTGGTGGTCGCGCTCTACGAGAAGCTCGGCGAGCGCGGCGCGAACCCCGCCGTCTCGCTCGGGAGCGACCGCGCCCTCCGCGCGTTCAAGCGCGCGAGCGACCCCGCGGACTTCGAACTCCCGAGCCACCGGATGGCACTGGTCGAGGAGACGGACGTGTTCATCTCGGTCAAGGCGTCGGCGAACACCAACGAAGGTGGCGACGTCGATCCCGAGACCAACGCCGCCTATCGCCGGGCCGTCAAACCGATCGGCGAGACGGTCATGAGCGAGAAGCGGTGGTGTGGCACCCAGTTCCCCGCGTCGGGCAACGCCCAGGACGCGGAGATGAGTACCGAGGAGTACGAGGCGTTCGTCTACCGCGCCATCAACAAGGACTGGGCGGCCCAGCGCGAGCACCAAGAGCGAATGGTCGAGGTCCTCGACCCCGCGAGCGAGGTTCGGATCGTCTCGGGCGAGACCACCGACCTCACGATGCGCGTCGACGGCATGGTGACGGAGAACGATTACGGCGAGAACAACCTCCCCGGCGGCGAGGTGTTCACCGCTCCCGTCCCCGACTCCGTCGAGGGTGAGGTCCTGTTCGACAAACCCGTGATGGCGCAGGGTCGGGAGGTCACGGACGTCTCGCTCACCTTCGAGAGTGGGAGAGTCGTCGAGCACAGCGCCGAGAAGAACGAGGCCGTGCTGACGGCGGCGCTCGACACCGACGACGGCGCGCGACGGCTCGGTGAGTTGGGTATCGGGATGAACCGCGACATCGACCGCTTCACCTACAACATGCTCTTCGACGAGAAGATGGGCGACACCGTCCACCTCGCGCTCGGGATGGCCTACGAGGAGACCGTCGGCGAGGACCGGGAGCGAAACGACAGCGCGCTCCACATGGACATGATCGTCGACATGAGCGAGGACTCGCGGATCGAAGTCGATGGGGCAGTCGTCCAACGCGACGGGACCTTCCGATTCGAGGACGGTTTCGAGGAGTAG
- a CDS encoding NifU family protein encodes MSVETERSEDELREAISNFLRRNFPQIQMHGGSAAIQGLDRESGEVTVALGGACSGCGISPMTIQAIKSRMVKEIPEINKVHAETGMGGMDADMGEGGFGGGGMSPSFPGETTEDDEGPQAPF; translated from the coding sequence ATGAGCGTCGAAACCGAACGGAGCGAGGACGAACTTCGCGAGGCGATCTCGAACTTCCTCCGCCGGAACTTCCCCCAGATCCAGATGCACGGCGGGAGCGCCGCGATCCAGGGTCTCGACCGCGAGAGCGGCGAGGTCACCGTCGCGCTCGGCGGTGCGTGCTCGGGCTGCGGTATCTCGCCGATGACGATCCAGGCCATCAAGAGCCGGATGGTCAAGGAGATCCCCGAGATCAACAAGGTCCACGCCGAGACGGGCATGGGCGGCATGGACGCCGACATGGGCGAGGGCGGCTTCGGCGGCGGCGGAATGAGCCCCTCGTTCCCCGGCGAGACCACCGAGGACGACGAAGGCCCCCAGGCCCCCTTCTAA
- a CDS encoding aminopeptidase, with product MDPRIREHALLIADALDLSAGDNFVIKAEPAADELVTALYEIAGERDAHPLAIRTNRSGRAIRAYLRAADEADVEFETPTHQQALIEAADCHAIIRGHGNVTELGDVDPDVNSNYEKAHGPILNERLSDRWTLTQYPTPANAQLAEMSTEAYENFVYDAVLKDWDAQADFQENLVEILDPGEEVRIVSGEGTDVRMSIAGNLAINDTDTHNLPGGEVFTAPVPDSVEGEVHFDKPVYRRGREITDVQLSFESGNVVEHSAEKNEDLLETILETDAGARRLGELGIGMNRDIDRFTYNMLFDEKMGDTVHMAVGRAYDDNIGEGNEQNQSAQHVDMIVDMSQDSRIEVDGEVIQRDGTFRFEDGFES from the coding sequence ATGGACCCACGTATCCGGGAACACGCCCTCCTGATCGCCGACGCGCTCGACCTCTCGGCGGGCGATAACTTCGTGATCAAGGCCGAACCCGCGGCCGACGAACTCGTGACCGCGCTCTACGAGATCGCGGGCGAGCGCGACGCCCACCCGCTCGCGATCCGAACCAACCGGAGCGGGCGGGCGATCCGGGCCTACCTCCGGGCCGCCGACGAGGCGGACGTCGAGTTCGAGACCCCCACCCACCAGCAGGCGCTGATCGAGGCCGCCGACTGTCACGCCATCATCCGAGGCCACGGAAACGTCACCGAACTCGGCGACGTCGACCCCGACGTGAACTCGAACTACGAGAAGGCCCACGGCCCGATCCTGAACGAACGGCTCTCGGACCGCTGGACGCTGACCCAGTATCCCACCCCGGCGAACGCCCAGCTCGCCGAGATGAGTACGGAAGCCTACGAGAACTTCGTCTACGACGCGGTCCTGAAGGACTGGGACGCCCAAGCCGACTTTCAGGAGAACCTCGTCGAGATCCTCGACCCCGGCGAGGAGGTCCGGATCGTCTCGGGCGAGGGCACCGACGTTCGGATGTCGATCGCGGGCAACCTCGCGATCAACGACACCGACACCCACAACCTCCCCGGCGGCGAGGTGTTCACCGCTCCCGTCCCCGACTCCGTCGAGGGCGAGGTCCACTTCGACAAGCCGGTCTACCGCCGCGGACGCGAGATCACGGACGTTCAGCTCAGTTTCGAGAGTGGGAACGTCGTCGAACACAGCGCCGAGAAGAACGAGGACCTCCTGGAGACGATCCTCGAAACCGACGCGGGCGCGCGCCGACTCGGGGAACTCGGTATCGGGATGAACCGCGATATCGACCGCTTCACCTACAACATGCTCTTCGACGAGAAGATGGGCGACACAGTTCATATGGCCGTCGGGCGGGCCTACGACGACAACATCGGCGAGGGCAACGAGCAGAACCAGAGCGCCCAGCACGTCGATATGATAGTCGACATGAGCCAGGATTCACGGATCGAAGTCGACGGCGAAGTCATCCAGCGCGACGGTACCTTCCGGTTCGAGGACGGTTTCGAGAGCTGA